The following are encoded together in the Zingiber officinale cultivar Zhangliang chromosome 8A, Zo_v1.1, whole genome shotgun sequence genome:
- the LOC122008477 gene encoding pyruvate kinase, cytosolic isozyme-like — translation MTEAQRRPKTKIVCTLGPASRSVEMVEKLLMAGMNVARFNFSHGSHEYHQETLNNVRTAMENTGILCAVMLDTKGPEIRTGFLKDGKPIHLTQGKEITITTDYSIKGDENMISMSYKKLAVDLKPNSVILCADGTITLTVLSCDKDAGLVCCRCENSAILGERKNVNLPGVVVDLPTLTEKDKEDILKWGVPNKIDMIALSFVRKGSDLVEVRKVLGEHAKSIMLMSKVENQEGVANFDDILANSDAFMVARGDLGMEIPIEKIFYAQKVMIFKCNIQGKPVVTATQMLESMTKSPRPTRAEATDVANAVLDGTDCVMLSGETAAGAYPEVAVQTMAKICLEAESYLDYGAVFKEIMAAAPMPMSPLESLASSAVRTANSAKASLILVLTRGGSTAKLVAKYRPAMPILSVVVPELRTDSFEWFCSDEAPARHSLIFRGLIPVLSCASAKSSDSESTDEAIEFALDNAKATGLCKSGESIVALHRVGVASVIKIMTVK, via the exons ATGACGGAAGCGCAGAGGAGACCGAAGACCAAGATTGTGTGCACCCTGGGCCCGGCCTCGAGGTCCGTGGAGATGGTCGAGAAGCTCTTGATGGCGGGGATGAATGTAGCCAGGTTCAACTTCTCTCACGGATCCCACGAGTACCACCAAGAAACTCTAAACAATGTCCGCACCGCAATGGAGAATACGGGAATCCTCTGCGCCGTCATGCTCGACACAAAG GGTCCAGAGATACGAACTGGATTTTTGAAAGATGGCAAGCCTATCCATCTAACACAGGGAAAAGAAATCACTATAACTACAGATTACAGCATAAAGGGAGATGAGAACATGATATCTATGAGCTACAAAAAGCTAGCAGTGGATTTGAAGCCAAACAGTGTTATTTTGTGTGCTGATGGAACTATCACTCTTACAGTACTTTCTTGTGATAAGGATGCAGGACTTGTTTGCTGCCGCTGTGAGAACTCTGCAATCCTCGGTGAGAGGAAAAATGTTAATCTTCCAGGAGTTGTGGTTGATCTTCCTACTCTGACTGAGAAGGATAAGGAAGATATCCTCAAATGGGGTGTTCCAAACAAAATTGATATGATTGCTCTGTCTTTTGTACGGAAAGGTTCTGATCTTGTAGAGGTCAGAAAAGTTCTTGGTGAACATGCCAAGTCAATTATGCTAATGTCCAAG GTTGAGAATCAAGAAGGGGTGGCCAACTTTGACGACATTCTTGCAAATTCAGATGCTTTCATGGTTGCACGTGGTGATCTGGGTATGGAAATTCCTATTGAAAAAATATTCTATGCTCAGAAGGTGATGATTTTCAAGTGCAATATACAAGGAAAACCTGTTGTAACTGCGACTCAGATGTTGGAGTCTATGACCAAATCACCACGACCAACTCGAGCAGAAGCAACTGATGTCGCTAATGCTGTTCTAGATGGCACCGACTGTGTGATGCTGAGTGGTGAAACAGCTGCAGGTGCTTATCCAGAGGTAGCGGTTCAAACCATGGCTAAGATTTGCTTGGAAGCAGAATCTTATTTGGACTATGGTGctgtttttaaagaaattatggCTGCCGCACCAATGCCTATGAGCCCGTTGGAGAGTCTTGCATCATCAGCTGTTAGAACTGCCAACTCTGCTAAGGCATCGCTCATTTTGGTCCTGACCAGAGGTGGAAGCACAGCAAAACTAGTAGCAAAATACAGGCCTGCGATGCCAATTCTGTCTGTAGTGGTTCCAGAATTGAGGACAGACTCCTTCGAGTGGTTCTGCAGTGATGAAGCTCCTGCAAGGCACAGCCTTATATTTAGAGGATTGATCCCAGTGTTGAGCTGTGCATCTGCAAAGTCTTCGGACAGTGAGTCCACTGATGAAGCGATTGAATTTGCTCTTGACAATGCTAAAGCTACAGGGTTATGCAAATCTGGAGAATCCATTGTGGCTCTTCACCGTGTTGGAGTTGCATCGGTGATCAAGATCATGACTGTTAAATGA